AATTAACAAAATCTCAAGCTCGTTTGCTAGAACTTGCAGAACGAGAAAATTTACTAAAAAGATGTCTATCAAGCCATATTCGTAACTCGCTAGAACTCAATACAATTCTGAGCACAGCCGTTGCTGAAGTTCACAAACTCCTTCAGATAGATCGATGTCAATTTTTGTGGTGTCATATAGAAGATGAATGTATCCGATTTGAACTCAGTCATGAAGCTTGTCGTGCTAATTTGTTGTCCCCAGTTGGTTACTCTCCTATTGAGAAAGTTGAAATATTGAGCCAAGGAATTATTCAAGAGAAGTTTCTGCAATTGGATAATGTTTTAACAGATGCGCGATTGGATAGTGTCAGCCGGGAATTTTTGTTAAGTTTGGGATTGACTTCTTTACTAGCAGTAGCTATTTACACTCATTCCCATCGGTTGGGAGTTCTTGTATGTCAGCAAACGAAATCTGCTCATATTTGGAGCGAGAATGAGGTAGAACTGATTTTGGGAGTAGCAGATCAATTAGCGATCGCAATTGACCAAGCAGAGTTATACAATCAAAGTCGTGCGGCGACAGAGGCTGCTACCATCCAAGCAGAACAACTGGAAAAAACTTTACTTCAACTACAACAGACTCAAGCCCAACTTATTCAAACTGAAAAAATGTCTAGTTTGGGACAACTTGTGGCTGGGATAGCGCACGAAATTAATAACCCAGTTAACTTTATTTATGGCAACTTAAATCATATCAAACAAGATGTGGCTCATTTGCTAGAAGTCATAAAACTTTATCAAAAAGCTGATGTTATTCCCACTCTTGAACTACAAGCTTATCTTGAAAATATAGATCTAGATTTTATCACAGAAGATTTACCGAAAATGATTGCTTCCATGAAAATGGGTTCTGATCGCATTCGTCAAATCGTTATATCTTTGCGGAACTTTTCTCGGATAGAAGAAGCAGAAATGAAATCTGTCAATATTCATGAAGGCATAGAGAGTTCTCTGTTAATATTGCAACACCGTCTTAAAGAAAAAAGTCACAAAATTGAAATTAAGATTATTAAAGAATATGGCAATCTACCCAAGGTAGAGTGCTATCCCAGTCAACTCAATCAAGTCTTTATGAATTTGCTCAATAATGCTATTGATGCTATAGAAGCACTACTGGTAAAGCTCCCTTTATCAATTAACAACCAAGGACAGATTGTTATTTGTACTGAAATGTATGACTCCAAAAATATATCTGTAAAAATAAAAGACAATGGAGTCGGTATGAACGAGGTAGTGAAAAAAAGAATTTTCGATCCTTTTTTTACAACGAAACCCGTAGGCAAAGGAACTGGATTGGGTTTAGCTATTAGTTACCAGATTATTGCAGAAAAACATCGAGGAACTATCGAGTGTCTATCGGAACAGGGAAAGGGTACAGAGTTTTGGATTAAACTTCCCGTTCAACAAAATGGTTAACAATAAGGAATATTACATCAGGAAGTGATGTTACAGTTTTTTGATGCGTCTTAGAACTCTTTCTGCTTTAATCTCTGTATGTGGTTAGGTTAAAGCTAATTAAGAGAGTTGACGGGGTTAGCGTGGTTGGAATTGTCATTGTCTCTCACAGCAAACAACTGGCAGAAGGAGTCCGGGAACTTGCAGCACAGATGGTTCAGGGTAAAGTCCCTCTAGCTATTGCTGCAGGAATTGACGATCCAGAAAATCCGCTAGGTACAGATGCCATGCAGGTTTACGAGGCGATCGCATCAGTTTACAGTGATGAAGGTGTCGTCATTTTAATGGATCTGGGAAGCGCTTTGATGAGCGCGGAAATGGCGGTAGAGTTTCTTACTATGGAACAGAAACAGAAAGTGCATTTGTGTGAAGCCCCACTCGTTGAAGGAGCAGTAGCCGCAGCAGTAGCCGCCGCGTCTGGTAGCAGTATACAGCAAGTGATGGCTGAGGCGAGGGGATCATTAACGGCAAAAGCCATCCAATTAGGTGTGAATACCAGTCCATCATTTGTTAGCAGCCAAGGACAAACAACAAATGACACTGGACAAACAACAAAAGAAATACACGTAACTATCCGTAACAGATTGGGATTACATGCCCGTCCAGCATCTAAATTTGTCTCAACAGCAGCTCGATTTCAATCTCAAATTTTAGTATCTAATTTAACGAGAAGAACAGAAGCAGTCCGTGCTGACAGTATAAACCAAGTCGCCACATTGGTTGCACGTCAGGGACATCAGTTAGCGATCGCAGCCACTGGTACTGATGCAGATGAGGCGCTCAGCGCATTGCAGGAACTCGTTGAAAGTAACTTCGGCGAGCAAGAAACTCCCCACTCCCCACTCCCTACTCCCCACTCCCTACTCCCTACTCCCTACTCCCCCCCTCACTTCATACAAGGCATACCAGCTTCTAGTGGAATTGCTATAGCACAAGTTTTTCTTCATACCGCAAATCCCATTGATGTTCAGCAATATCACGTAGATGATGTAGAAACTGAATGGCAGCGTTTGCGGGTCGCCATTCAAATTTCAAAAGAAGAAATTCAGTCGCTGCTTTCACAAGCATGTACTCAAATTGGTGATGCAGAAGCTGCAATCTTTGATGCCCATCTGCTGTTTTTAGAAGACCCCGTACTGTTAGAGGCGGTTCACCAACGCATCTTTAGACAACATCAAAATGCAGAAGCTTCTTGGCAAGCAGTTATTGAAGAACTGGTGAATAACTATCGTACTTTTGAAGATCCGTACTTACAAGAGCGAGTTGCAGATATAGTAGATGTAGAGCAAAGGGTGTTGCGTCTGCTGACTGGATTTCAATCTCACATCAGAACTTCTGATTCCTCTCCAGATAATCTGAATCCTTCTGAACCAGCTATTTTGATTGCCGCAGACCTAAGCCCTTCTGAGACAGCTAGGCTAGACCCAACAAAAGTGCTGGGTATCTGCACGACGAATGGCAGTGCGATTTCTCACAGCGCCATTATAGCTCGGAGATTGGGTATTCCGGCAATTGTTGGTTTACCAGAAGAAGTTATGCACTTAAGTAATGATGCGATCGCAGCACTTGATGGTGATAGTGGTAGAATGTGGGTCAATCCAGAATCAGATGTCTTAAATGCACTCGAAGTAAAGCGGAATACACAGCAAGCTGTTCACCACGAAGGACTAGCAACAGTATTTAGTCCGGCAGTAACACGGGATGGAAGACAGATTGATGTATTCGCCAATATAACAGGTATAACAGATACAGAAGAAGCATTAAGATTTGGAGCAGAAGGGGTCGGTTTGTTTCGCACGGAGTTCCTTTATATGGAACGAATCGCCCCTCCTTCTGAAGAAGAACAGGAATTGATTTATCTAAGTGTTGCACAGCAACTTGGCAACCGTC
This genomic interval from Scytonema hofmannii PCC 7110 contains the following:
- a CDS encoding sensor histidine kinase; the protein is MKISEIRKVKMQAKVIVGNFNLVVSDLMVLSEQIELQEILEGAKEQSSTLAEEFLSFSQHKKLYDQIRFLDTTGQEIVRVNFNRDRPNIVPKDQLQVQLKRYWFNDTLHLNKREVFVSPLDLNIERGKVEQPLKPMIRFGTPVFDSRGQKRGIIILNYFGKKLLDSFAQVSYDTPGQSMLLNADGYWLKGAKSDEWGFMFPNRQNHTFGKVFPDVWKQISQTESGQLQTPEGLFTYTTVYPLAEGQKSSTGSGQAFTPSQSQINYQAYYWKVVSQVSADAFDLKSNKLLIELLYLYIGLVMAIGIGSWILAKASVNRQITEIELTKSQARLLELAERENLLKRCLSSHIRNSLELNTILSTAVAEVHKLLQIDRCQFLWCHIEDECIRFELSHEACRANLLSPVGYSPIEKVEILSQGIIQEKFLQLDNVLTDARLDSVSREFLLSLGLTSLLAVAIYTHSHRLGVLVCQQTKSAHIWSENEVELILGVADQLAIAIDQAELYNQSRAATEAATIQAEQLEKTLLQLQQTQAQLIQTEKMSSLGQLVAGIAHEINNPVNFIYGNLNHIKQDVAHLLEVIKLYQKADVIPTLELQAYLENIDLDFITEDLPKMIASMKMGSDRIRQIVISLRNFSRIEEAEMKSVNIHEGIESSLLILQHRLKEKSHKIEIKIIKEYGNLPKVECYPSQLNQVFMNLLNNAIDAIEALLVKLPLSINNQGQIVICTEMYDSKNISVKIKDNGVGMNEVVKKRIFDPFFTTKPVGKGTGLGLAISYQIIAEKHRGTIECLSEQGKGTEFWIKLPVQQNG
- the ptsP gene encoding phosphoenolpyruvate--protein phosphotransferase yields the protein MVGIVIVSHSKQLAEGVRELAAQMVQGKVPLAIAAGIDDPENPLGTDAMQVYEAIASVYSDEGVVILMDLGSALMSAEMAVEFLTMEQKQKVHLCEAPLVEGAVAAAVAAASGSSIQQVMAEARGSLTAKAIQLGVNTSPSFVSSQGQTTNDTGQTTKEIHVTIRNRLGLHARPASKFVSTAARFQSQILVSNLTRRTEAVRADSINQVATLVARQGHQLAIAATGTDADEALSALQELVESNFGEQETPHSPLPTPHSLLPTPYSPPHFIQGIPASSGIAIAQVFLHTANPIDVQQYHVDDVETEWQRLRVAIQISKEEIQSLLSQACTQIGDAEAAIFDAHLLFLEDPVLLEAVHQRIFRQHQNAEASWQAVIEELVNNYRTFEDPYLQERVADIVDVEQRVLRLLTGFQSHIRTSDSSPDNLNPSEPAILIAADLSPSETARLDPTKVLGICTTNGSAISHSAIIARRLGIPAIVGLPEEVMHLSNDAIAALDGDSGRMWVNPESDVLNALEVKRNTQQAVHHEGLATVFSPAVTRDGRQIDVFANITGITDTEEALRFGAEGVGLFRTEFLYMERIAPPSEEEQELIYLSVAQQLGNRPLIIRTLDVGGDKPISYLNLLSENNSFLGWRGIRYCLDNPEIFKPQLRAILKASPEHQMKIMFPMVATVEEIQAAKAMLAEVQSELHQAGIPFDEKMEVGIMVEVPSAVMIADKLAAEVDFFSIGTNDLSQYVMAADRTHPLVANLVDAFHPAVLRMIQQTVQAARTAGIWVGLCGELASDPLATPLLLGLGLNEVSLNPRSIPAFKQAIAQLTGDQAEAIAASALQQDSAEKVRALLSREWGVGSRE